In Synchiropus splendidus isolate RoL2022-P1 chromosome 15, RoL_Sspl_1.0, whole genome shotgun sequence, the genomic stretch ATATGAATTATGGTATTATGGAATTATTTACTTCGACACAACTCATGCCTGCCTTAACTACGTCCCTCAAAATAGTATACTAATGTCTTGGGGCACCTCAAACTACAAAACCTGTCTCACAGATCACAAGTTTCTGTGACCTCATTAAAACAATGGTGTTCCAGAAAGAGCAAGCTTGGcatcatttttacgtttgcctgAAGATACGTACCGGCAGGACCGGCATGGGTACTGTTATGGGTATCATTTTAACTGCTGTTATGTTGCGTCCCCTGCGACCGGTCACCCCCTTGACCATCCGATTTTTAGCACTGAAACTCTGACAACAGGATATCATAAGCACGCACACCAGTTGCTATCACTGAATCAGCAAGTTTTTTGTGTGAGTTCAggtgtgttttttgtgtgtgtggcatgAGAGGAAAAGGAAGCAGTGCACAACCAGTGGACAGTCAGGGGCCACCGTCATTGTTGCCATACAAAAGCAACATGGACACGGAGTCCCTCTTCCCTTTCCATGACCACCCAAGTCAGTTCAACAATGGTCACCACAGAGCCACTGCTAACgcaccaacacaaacaaacataccCTTGGTGTCACGCTGAGGAGGAACTTTGGTGGAAGTGTTGGCTGGCACGGTCGCAGCACCGACGTGGCAGAACGTCTACTGTGGATCAGCACGTCTCTGTGTCCCACCATTCCAGGTCGAAGGGCCGTGAACACAAGGTCCTAAATCATagttacatacacacacaaagcatTAACAATTAATGACAGAAATGAAGAGAGTTTAACAACAGAACCGAAAACAAGTGGGTGATACCGAATTTACTGAGCACCAAACAAGCTCAAAACCCATGACAACCCATCCTAAAATAAGATGGATGAGCTGATAATCTTAACAGCAACGGCACTGAAATGATGTGTTAGTTGACCACACataaaccagaaaaaaaagtgcgtGTGATCTTTTCTACAGACGTTTAAATGGATACACAGTGCCCCCTAAAGGCAGGTAACGGCAACGATTGCCTTCGATCTGCCTTGGTACACTGGTGTTTATTAGATCAGATGTAAGATGTTTTTCCACATTAACACTGCTACTGACCAACTGAAAAGCACAATGGTTGTTCACGGTATGAGCCAAAACATTCACCCATCATGCAGAGGCCGCATGGTCGAAATATGATTCATGACTAACTAAGTTTAGAAAACAGGGGCAAaaactggatttaaaaaaattattattcGATCAAGTTAGTTTTTTAGGAGTCACATTTACTCCTCAATTGTCCAAGGAGTGCCAGCGGCTCCATGATTCAAGTAAAATTGGCAGCTTGGTCCATCACTGGGATCATGTTCGCCTCAAGAGGAAGCTCAGGGCAGAGAGCACTGTATACAAACACTCTGGGGGGAAATCTAGGCAGTGCATCCCACAGGATAGAAAAAAAGGCTTAACAATTCATAAGTTTCTCACCTGAAGGACAGGGCCAGTGTGAATGTTGGGGAAAGCTGTAGGTCTGTCTAGCCACACAATTAGGTCTGTACTGGTAAGACACTTAGTGAGGGGCTGtgacgccccctgctgtcccattTCTTCCAGTTGGTCGCCTTCTTCAAACAGGCGACGACAATGGAGCCGGTAGGCAGATTTCAAGGACAGGTAAAGAGCTAACCATCTGAGTGAAGAAATACACAACATAATTTCAAAAAATCTTTTTAGCAGGCTTCAATTCAAAACGTACAAACGCACCTGACTAAATTTCCCTGTAACATTAGATTGGACATCTCTGTAGGTGACACGTCAATGAAGCGCAGGAAGGAAAAGCAGCTTCCTTTGTCTTCCTCTGAAAATGGTAAATCATCAACAAAATGTTAACTTGGTATGACTATAAAGGGTGTTGAATAGAAAACTCTCCATTTCAGTGAGCATTTCTACCTCaaataacacaacacaaatcTTATCGATCTCAATTACAAAAGACAATTCATACTGCATTTTAATATAGACAATTATCATTACCTTTATCACAAAAGGCTATGGTACTGACTTTTGCATTACAGTAGTGAAAGTACAAAATGGCAAGTGTGGAACACACAATTGTACtgcagtgatgaaaaaaaaagtgaaaaaaatggaagaatgatTAGATCGATTTACagtcaaataaaatgaagcatCAAGAttagatgaaataaaatgaggaaTTAAATCTCACTAAATTTTGGCAAGAAACGGCTTGAAAGAGTTGACACAAGTGAATGATCATCAGATAACATCATGATAAAAGATTCACGCTCACCTTTCCTGTGAAATAGAGACTGCTGGATGTGATGCGGGGAGAACGGGGACAATAACACTTGAAGCAACCTGTAGAGGATGTGCGATGAGTAACATTGTAAATTGAGCAGAAACGGGAAGCAGCTTGGTCGATATAGAGAGAAACTTTCAAGTCTTAAGTGACTCACTTTTTCTTGGCCTGGTTGTGTGAGTGTAGAAGACCATTTCGGTAGAGGAACTTGGACAGGGCATAAGGTTTCAGGGTCATGTAGAAGGGAGAGCGTGTGTCCTGACGCTCAAACAGGTCTGGGTGATTGCACACCTGCCAACACAGACTCCTGTTACTGACTCAATAACTCGACAAAAGAGCAAAGAATCTCACCTTGCGGAACTGCATGACCAGGTTCATGAGGGAGGAGGTGGTGTTGTGAGCCTGCTGTGCCGTCCCCATGGACGACTGCAGCAGATCCTCAATGGAGATCTTGTTCCTGAGGGCTTGGTAGAGGAGCCTCTGCCGGGTGGTCAGCTGACAGTATGTTAGGATCTCAATCTGGGAAGAGTAAAAATGTGATTAACTACTCAGTCAATAACATGCGATTGCATGCTAGCAGAAAACTAGCTTCATTATCTTTTGCCTCAGCAGACCAAATTTGGCAGAGAAATGTTGTAGGGCCTGGCACGGTGCCTTCTATTCTAGTCAGGTTTAAACCCCACAGTTCACTTCACTACACTCCATACGTTTTGCATTAGCACACTCAGTGTTCTGTGCACCTAagcagctcagaggaaaacacAACCAGAACATGGCACTGATGTCATGCAGTAAATAGAAGACCACAGGTGGGCTGCAACAGCTCATGTTCTCAAATGCTCTCTAATCCAAGGGATCCCAGACCAGTCCAGTCAAGAGTCTAGGGACTGGTTCAGTTTTGTTCACACATATAGGGAAACACCTCATTGTTACATCAAGTCCTCGGAGTCCAGCTGTCAATCAGCCATACACAAAACATGAACTGAGGCCCGTCTGATCAATTTCACGCTCTCGCTAATTCCAGTTCAAGTCATGTGATAAAGCCACATTTTAACACAGCATTAAAAGGCACATAAACTGCCTTCCAAATCATTTTAACATATATTAAATGCATTCACACAATGCACTTTATTAATGGCAAAAAATAGTCTTATTATGTCCAAGTACTAAGGGACTTTAAGGGACAATTAAGGTActtattttaatttagtttcTGATCATGTATTAGAACTGAAAATCAACAACAGAGACCAATCCAATTATgaatacacattttaaatacaggTTCAGCTAGATGTCATGAAGACCATGATGTTATTTTTCCCAAGTCTAGAACAACAACACTAGCAGCTAAGAACCATGGGAGAATTCCACCAGCACAAAGTGCTTTGAAACAAATCAGAGTTGAGCTGGCAAAACAACATGTTGGGGAGAAAAAAGTAAACAAGTGAGATGTGGCAGGTCGATGAACCCTGTCACTCCCCGATCACTGTTTTGACTCTCCCACCATGTTTGATTGAGTGGGTGAcatgtgtgtgacagtgagagTCCAACATCTGTCAGGAGAATCTGCCAGCACACACATCACTCACAGGCTTATTACAACATCTCTGTGTCAGCGAGCAGCGACGGGAGACGGATGGATGAGGGGAGCAAGTGCAAGGACACAAGGAAAGAGCTCAACCTGTGTGGCGCAAACAATTTACGACCACACATTTGTCAAGTGTGTGACAAgttgatgctgttttttttgccttcaccaaatgaaaaggttttgtggcaCAAAATTGACAAAATGACATACAGAgatacatttttcacttttaatttcATCAAGActgaacaaatgatgatgtgaaAAGGCATACAAATAACTTTTGTACTTTTAACTTTGTACCTTATCTGAGAGCTCATTCTCCACATCTTTCTTGATCCTGCGCAGCATGAAGGGCTTGAGGATCATGTGAAGCCTGGAGAGCTGGTCTGGAGAACAAACATTTGCgtttaaaacattatttttctcttaAATGCAGTTGCTCAGTGCTCACTCTCGTCTATGGCAGACTTGTTCTCAGCATGACTCTCGATGTCCTTGGAGAACCACTCGTTGAACTCTTCGTGGGAATCAAACAGCGTAGGCATGATGAAGTGAAGTAGAGCCCACAGCTGAGGAACAGTAACAACACGGAACATCAACAGTTGGAGTTTATACAAACTGAGGAGGGTCAAGCTGCGTCGGTAACATAATgagacacacgcacgcacgcacgcacgcacgcacgcacgcacgcacgcacgcacgcacgcacgcacgcacgcacgcacgcacgcacgcacgcacgcacgcacacacgcacacacacacacacacacacagccaaccTCCGCCATGGTGTTCTGAATGGGTGTCCCTGTAAGCAGCAGTCGGTTGCGACATTGAAACTGAAGCAGGATTTTCCAGCGGACgctgaaaagttaaaaaaattaattaatgtCATGTTAGAGGTGGTTCAAGAAAAGGTGTCGACGTGTAAaatgtgaaacacatttttctgccTGCAAGAAACATTTAAGGACTCAAATCTAAGAGAAGAGATATATTTGAAATCATAATATCACAGGGAACATCAGTCACACTTTAGGTTGGGGGCCATATATTATATACTACTACTTGAGCTAATTACTAGTTTGTTAACTGTTAATAATCAGGTGTTGTTCAGAGAGGACTTTCAATGACCATTCCAGGGCAAAATATTGTCAGGCTTAATATTATTACAGGCTAAAGTGTTGCTAATAGACATTTGAATAAGTAGTTAATTTGTGGCAACTATCAAAAAGCAGTATGATGGGAAAGGAtataaattcaaaataatataGAAGTTTtataagagaaaaaaacattacaataGTGAGACATTAAAAGCAAGGTATTGTGGGAATGGAAAAATtacattatgtatttattatactAACAATTAATTTTTAAAGTGATCTGAAGCTTAAGAAAATGTTAAGTTAAAAACTGGCAATGTAAACATttggaaaaagacaaatgatcgaaaaatatttgtgaaattAATAACCCAAATATCACCTGGTACTGCTTTTCAGTGCTTGGGCCTCATCCAGAACCATGTACTGCCACTTGACTCTTTGGAAGTACTTCACATCCTGAACCACGAGCTGGTAGCTCGTGATCACCACATGGAATGGTGCATTCTGGGTGTAGAGGGTTTTCTTCATAACGAAGAGCAAaaatgaaaagggaaaaaaggacACAATTCAAATCATGACTCATCAGAATCCAGAAAACGTATTAGCAATTCTACAGGAATAAATTGGGTGGAAGCAAATACACATACGTTTAGGTTTCTTCTATGACTGATATTTAAGTTAATACATTTTCAGATGTTTTGACATCAAAACCAGAGCACTGATATAAACAACTGTAACAAGGAAAGGGCAAGAGTACACGTTTCGTGTCGCCTCTGATTCTCACCTGGCTCCAGAATTTTCTGATAACCTTACGATCATGAGGGTTGCCCCAGTAGGGCAGAACCTGTTGGAAAGTAAAAGTTAGCAAGAGTGAAGTTGCATCATAATCTGAAACACAACGCATCACTGACGCGAAAACTAAAGAGGATCACAATCTGATGAGACAAGTCTATAAACAACAAACTAAAAGTTACTATAGTGACGGGTCAACACATTCAATATGTGCGCCTACAGTGACAGAGATTATCTACTTAAATGCAATTTTCAGTGGTGTATAAAATGACATGTGATGACTATATGATGACGAATTCACTTAAAAATTAAGAGTGCCTTAAACATTTGGATTGCATTTTGAAATACTGTAAATACAAGACCGTGCTCTTCCCAGAGGAAACAGCCCGGCATAACATCATGTATGAATCATGGTGGAGTTGTTGATGTTAGAATGTGATGTGAACAGATTTACACATCATTACATCACTCAGCACCATTGTTTCCAGTCGCTCATGCTCTAAGTGTTCAGGAAGCTTATCTGTAAATTCAGTAATAAGCTCTTTTCACAGCTCATTAGCAAAACACACTGGAGCCGATTTATTTTCGGTCCCGCGAGACAAATTGATTGATTGAGAAGATTGTCTGTCGCTTAGAAGAATGCACAAGGCCATCCAGAGCCTAGTTGGACCATACATAAACATAACTGTAGTGCATTTCACTTAGTCACTGGCCTTTCATCCACTCGTGTTTTCAACCAGGCAGCTCTGAAAAATGTGACGACGCAACGTCGCCTCCTAGTGAGCGTTTTTCTGTTAATTTCGTTGGAAAAATCGCCTAAATTGAaaccctttttttattttatttcaatgactTTATCGGTTTTAACGAACAATGAAGACAAGAGATTGAGCATTAAAATCCACATGGGTTATATAACATTGTATCTATCACTTTCAAAATGTAATACTTGTAAAAATTAATTACTAATGATGTTAAACACTCCACTTTTATTtagattatattattattaagtggaacaaacaagaaaggaagaagaggaaaaacaaaaactgaaatacTCCACTTGCGGTTGAATGCAAACTACATGAATGTACAGAATGAATACACCATTCTGATAATGCTGTAATgttgcgtgtgcgtgtgttggaTGTGCCTTTGTAGTGTAGGGATTTATTGCTGTGTTTCCTACAATTCTCGCTATTGTCTACTGTGGACGGTACCACGCTATACAGCATCATTGTGCAGGTGTTTCCGCCGCTGTGCTTACTCAGCACCTCCTACCTTGAATTTGGGCACAAAGCGGGTGAACTCCTGGTGCCAGTTGTTGAGTGTGGACGCAGGGGAGATGATCAGGAACGGGCCCCAGATGTTGTCTCTCTATACAGGGATATATCAATGAGAACAGCAGGTGTTTCGATGCACGAACCCCCAAAACAGGAAGCTGAACATGCACCTTCCTTTCCCTGAAGTTACTCATTTCAGCCAAACTGATTACAAACGGGGAATTCAGCTGTTTTACAACAATGAAACGTGACTTGtcaaaggaaatgaaatgagGGATATATGTGGGAGGAAGCAGCTGCATGTACCAAAACCTTCAATTTCACTTGAATgagaaaaaatgaggaaaactaATTGAATTGACTAGTTCTCTCCCACCTCTGCTAGGTGGGCCAGCAGGGCAATGCTTTGCACTGTCTTCCCAAGTCCCATCTCGTCTGCCAGGATCCCATTGATTCCCTTCAGATAAGAAAATACTTATTATTTTCcggaaaaacaacacattcataGTTAAACAAAGACGTCATATACTCCAAAGCTACCTGTTCATAGAGGTTGGCAAGCCAGTTCATGCCCTTTAACTGGTAACCTTTCAGCTTTCCATTGAAAATTGTGGGCTGAGGGATGTCTTCCCCAGCCTGAATGGACGGGTTTGAGAGGCTGTAACTCTCACCAAAGCCAGATCCGGCCCCTAAAGAAGAGGTCCCTGCATCATGTTGGGACGCACTTCGGCTGTCCTTCGCTTCCTCGTCAAACATGCGCGTCTGTGGAAACACATGAAGAAGTCAGCATTCAGACTTCAAGTCACAAAAGGCCGGGTTAAGGTGGATTCATTTACTCTCTCCTGATGAATCCGGAAGGCTTCCTTGGCATTCCTCAGGGCTTGGGACTTGTAATAATCACTATCTGGAATTAAACACAGGACAGCGAGGCTTAGATTCAACTATTACAGAAAACGTCACACACATAAAGACAAATCCAATTGAACGTTTTGTAAAGGTACATACTATAGTCCTCCTGTCCCATGTTGACCATCACACCCCCTCCGATGTCAATCTGACGTTGCGCCGCATTGTCCTCCAGCTTTTTCAGAATCTCCTCCTGAGCTTCGTCCCCTCCTGCTCCGCTGACTGCAGCTTTGCCACTCATGAAGTGAGCGTACAGCTCCGTCTGCGTGATGAGGAAGTTGAGTTTCCGCTGCTGGCGCTTagcctgaaattaaaaaatgaaagattatcattattattattattggcctTCTTCTAAAGAACAAATGATACgctcacctccttcatctcctcatcaAGTTTACGCTGCTCCAGCGCCTCCTTTTCCGCTCTCTTCCGGTGCTCCTTCTCCACCTTGTCATACTTCTTCCAGTACAGCATCATCTCCTTTGTTAGCCGACGAGCTCGTGGTAATGTTTCTTTACAGTTCTTCTGAGCTTGGATGGCAGCACGTCTGACTTCACGCATGCACTGGTGCgccaactgcagcaggaagacatCAAGTTTTTACCAGAACTAGTCATTGAAATTTTTAGAACTTTATATTCTTTGACTTGCCTTTTTAGCATTGGTCAACACCAGGTTCTTGGCTGAAGTCTTCTGCTTAAAGGTCTGTACAATAAGGCAACACAGGCTCTTAATTTGTGGTTGAAAAACGAAAAGAAACCAATGGGAGCACAAACCTTTGGGATCTCCTTTTTGGCAATTGTTAGCCAAACCTTCCTTCTTCTTGCGTTTAGCTGCTCGATCGTCAGGTGCTTCTTCTTCACGATGGGCATCGGAGCATCATGGGAAAACTTGGCAAAGATCTTGGTGACATAAGGCTGGCCCTCGTCCAGAAACTCTCCTTCGTcccgcttcttcttcttctttactttttttaatttcgctatgaaaacaaaaacattcacaatgttgtttactCATCAACTACTTCAGCTATGATGATCATCCAGTCAATTTGAGGGCACCGTATTTTACAATGAGGTGCAAAACATATAATCATCTGCAGTTCTAGTTCATAAAAATATCTATTTGTTGACATATTTAGATTAGGGCAACTCTCACaccaatacatttcattttatttagtaACCACACACCAAATTTGCATTGAGTTACATTCACGTTAATTtgtaatatttcaaatattgtgtttattaGAAATATTGAGAGCATAAACACAACACCAAATTAGCATTACAACAGACACTTCATATTACCTTTGAATTTTTTATCGTctttaattttcttcttttttggtcctaggaggtggcgctgttgctcATAGTAGAGGTCCTGAGTGGAGAGGAGTCCCGTGCTGTAGAACTGGTACTGTTGAAGCTGCCCAAGTGCAAACAGAATTGTGTTTATTGCAGCGAGAACACAGCTCAAACCTGTAAGACTCTCTTAAATGTTCTTTCTACCATGCAAAGATTGAAGATAGATAATAATCTACGATACTCAGAATAAGATTTCCAGAATCAAAAGTGCATCAGTACCTCACGGTCCGTGTGGAACTTGCCCTGATGCTGCCTGGTGTAACGGTGGAGTCTCAGCATGTCATGCAGTTCCTCCCGAGACAGGCTGAAGTCAGAGTCATCGGAGTCTGTGTCCGAGTCTGTTGTGTTGTCACTTAACAGGATGCTCTGTGGAGGACAGGCACGTCACATACTGTAGCAAATAAGACACAAGAGTGTGTTCTTTACCTTCAGCCACTTCCGGTTCTTCTTCAGCTTGGAGAAATTGTAAAGGCCAGTTTTGTCTGGCTTTTGCTCTGATGGGATGAAACAGCACAGGTTACACACTGACACAAAGATTACGTCATcctcaaaatattttcagtatttaaaGATAAATATTGCTCGAAAAACTCATTTTCTCAgctgaaatattgcaaaatatatttgcaattACTCAAAACTCCTTTGTAACCCCCCCATCATTATTTTAAGACCTCAGTATTTCAGCCTCAGCTGGCAATGTAAATATCTCATATATCTAAAAACGAAATGTTTTCTGTCATGCAATCAAATATCTAACGTGAATTAATAAATTCATTATTGAAATGGTTCAACTTTTCGTGGTTCAGTTAAACCCCAAGTAACaacataaaatgtttattttctctttacATTTCAAGTCAACATTTTGTTTATAATTTACCGTCAGCCTGGCCCTCAATACCGCAACAGTATCTCATGTGACGCTTTATGAAAATGAACATGACACAATGAGAGATTACTCCAGCTTGAACTGAATAATAAACTGATAGATCAAGATGgtaatttattttctgtttgatCAAGATAATCCACCAAGAATTTTTTTATggagagcttcagtttaaaagcAGACACAGAATTTCACACGGCTTACCTTTATCCTGCAGGAGCACGCCATTGAGGGGCTTGCTCTCCGTCAGCCCATCCTCTGACTCACACGGTTCACCTTTAACTTGTAAAGTCGAACGCTGAGTCGCATCCAGCGACAGCCCCGATCCTAAACCACCATCACTGTCATCGCTTTCATCACTGGAGTAGAAGAACGTGCATGCTATCAGCTCTCTTCAAGTGGAGGCCGTGATTGATCAACACAATAATAAGAACTACTACCAACCACTGCTTTAATTTCAGTCACCACCATGCAGGATGATCGTCTCACAACCCAACAAATGTACCTGGTTATATCTCTGTTGAAGAGGGAGGCCGTTTGTCGCAGGAAGGTGTCGAGCCTCAGAGATCGCTCCAAGCGCTGGAGGTACAGGGGTTTGGCCAGACACGAGCTCCCTGAGGTGCCAACCTCCAGGCGACCACTCTGTCCTGACGCCATATGGGTCTAAAACCTCTACCCCAGCGGGCAGGTGCTTTCACTGTACAGAAACAGTAAGCAGTAAATGTACCAAAATGAAACATAAGATCCATTTAACaccactttaaaaatgcaattcATAATTTACACATTTTTTCACTTAAATAATAAACTTATGATAAACAAAGTAAAGATGCCTTTTATCCATGTGATGCCACTCTCAAGAAGAAAGTACAgaaatattgatttttatttttttcaatacacCCACCTTTTCAAAACAACTTGCCATTGTTCCTTGTTCCAAGGCTCATAAAACACTACACCCCAAgaccttcaaaaagaaaaaaacaaaacctcagtCAGGAGCAGGTACTTTCTGGAGTAAAATAAAGTATGATAGGAGCATTTTTATCAAAATTATTCAATTTTTTAGCTGTTCTGGACATCTATATCACATTTGTAACAATGTTTTGAggctttactttttaaaatattgaagtcaacaataacaataaagaaAAGGCAGAATTTTTCCAGTGATCTCACTACTAGTGTGATGAAACAATGTGCATTTTCTGTGTCTTAAACTGTGTTAGGGACACCCAAGTATATATGTTTCATCATATCTCATGTTTATCTTGCTAGCCATTAAATTTGTGTCCTCAGTGTAGTGGTTGTCAGCTGCAGAAGTCAATATTTCCATATGAATTTGCTGGGAGACAAATATTTTGGTTCAGCACAGGTGGGAACACCACACCAGTGTTgggcttttaaaaataaattctgaaaacaaatgtacttGTGTAACTCAACTCctttaataaaaacatcacaGTATGCACATATAAGTGGTTTTCACGCCATACATTTCAAGTTCAGTCACTGTAAGTGTTCACCAAAGACTGAGTATATCCAgtacagcaaaaacaaatctcAGAACTGAATTTGAATTGCTTGCATCTTCAATAAGAATCTTAAATGTGGGGATTGTTGCTGCTCCTCGTATTTCCTCAATTAAACCACACCAACTCCATACACAATTTACAACTTGTAAGTTGTaaattgtgatgttttttgtgtgtgtgcattactTAAGCGTGTTCTTTGCTATTTGTATTTCTCTTCTTCTGTGTACTTTTTGCTGCTGTAAATTTCCCCTTGCAGGATTCATATTTTATCTTATCTCATGAACATTCTTGAGTTTCTTGCAGCACTAAGAAACCATATTAGAAccaaaaatattcaatttaCTTTTCAATCCCATGCCACTGTATTATAACTGTGTGAATCTGACTTTTACTGTTGGGTTTTTGTAACAACGTTTGTCATTTTTTCCAGGGTGTGCAATCTTGAAAAGTGGATTCCAACAGTTGTAACAGGGTGAAAGTTGGTTTCAAGGGGGGCTTGTGAATATTTGTGCTTATGAAAACCTTTTTAAATATGCGAAAATGTGTATAATTTTAATTTCCGGATTTCATGGCACAACCCGTAAGACCTACACAGTAAATGGTTTTACATCTTGAAACATTGAGCTCGTGTTATTACCAGCAATTACATCCATCGGTGACTCCGAAATAAGTAACTG encodes the following:
- the ino80 gene encoding chromatin-remodeling ATPase INO80 isoform X2; translation: MASGQSGRLEVGTSGSSCLAKPLYLQRLERSLRLDTFLRQTASLFNRDITSDESDDSDGGLGSGLSLDATQRSTLQVKGEPCESEDGLTESKPLNGVLLQDKEQKPDKTGLYNFSKLKKNRKWLKSILLSDNTTDSDTDSDDSDFSLSREELHDMLRLHRYTRQHQGKFHTDRELQQYQFYSTGLLSTQDLYYEQQRHLLGPKKKKIKDDKKFKAKLKKVKKKKKRDEGEFLDEGQPYVTKIFAKFSHDAPMPIVKKKHLTIEQLNARRRKVWLTIAKKEIPKTFKQKTSAKNLVLTNAKKLAHQCMREVRRAAIQAQKNCKETLPRARRLTKEMMLYWKKYDKVEKEHRKRAEKEALEQRKLDEEMKEAKRQQRKLNFLITQTELYAHFMSGKAAVSGAGGDEAQEEILKKLEDNAAQRQIDIGGGVMVNMGQEDYNSDYYKSQALRNAKEAFRIHQERTRMFDEEAKDSRSASQHDAGTSSLGAGSGFGESYSLSNPSIQAGEDIPQPTIFNGKLKGYQLKGMNWLANLYEQGINGILADEMGLGKTVQSIALLAHLAERDNIWGPFLIISPASTLNNWHQEFTRFVPKFKVLPYWGNPHDRKVIRKFWSQKTLYTQNAPFHVVITSYQLVVQDVKYFQRVKWQYMVLDEAQALKSSTSVRWKILLQFQCRNRLLLTGTPIQNTMAELWALLHFIMPTLFDSHEEFNEWFSKDIESHAENKSAIDENQLSRLHMILKPFMLRRIKKDVENELSDKIEILTYCQLTTRQRLLYQALRNKISIEDLLQSSMGTAQQAHNTTSSLMNLVMQFRKVCNHPDLFERQDTRSPFYMTLKPYALSKFLYRNGLLHSHNQAKKKLLQVLLSPFSPHHIQQSLFHRKEEDKGSCFSFLRFIDVSPTEMSNLMLQGNLVRWLALYLSLKSAYRLHCRRLFEEGDQLEEMGQQGASQPLTKCLTSTDLIVWLDRPTAFPNIHTGPVLQDLVFTALRPGMVGHRDVLIHSRRSATSVLRPCQPTLPPKFLLSVTPRVIANPIEQYCDDRSAEYEWQVTRNGGGTVFKQTFLFGSPDLASDWLSRANAFRPPSPGGVMALYPRHGWSYIRIPDKESLITESGKLHTLDILLSRLKAQGHRVLIYSQMTRMIDLLEEYMVYRKHTYMRLDGSSKISERRDMVADFQSRTDIFVFLLSTRAGGLGINLTAADTVIFYDSDWNPTVDQQAMDRAHRLGQTKQVTVYRLICQGSIEERILQRAKEKSEIQRVVISGGNFKPDTLKPKEVVSLLLDDDELEKKLRQRQEEKRQQEESSKVKERKRKREKYAEKKKNEEFEIKRRKDLVIPHAPSADNSNLSADGEDSFISVEMDSAMPSPFSEISLSSELQPGSLPPDADADESSSDMLVIVDDPVSSAHQTRATNSPSSVSGSISDNMNGVSASDTTSPGRGRSGRNRGRPKGSGGVSKTKGRGRKSTAGSAAAMAGAMAGAAAASAAAYAAYGYSVSKGMSASSPGLQPSLGRSSTGPAFNPSRSSSPQAKGSTPSPHKQVTYHTQGAARKGKGAAQ
- the ino80 gene encoding chromatin-remodeling ATPase INO80 isoform X3: MASGQSGRLEVGTSGSSCLAKPLYLQRLERSLRLDTFLRQTASLFNRDITSDESDDSDGGLGSGLSLDATQRSTLQVKGEPCESEDGLTESKPLNGVLLQDKEQKPDKTGLYNFSKLKKNRKWLKSILLSDNTTDSDTDSDDSDFSLSREELHDMLRLHRYTRQHQGKFHTDRELQQYQFYSTGLLSTQDLYYEQQRHLLGPKKKKIKDDKKFKAKLKKVKKKKKRDEGEFLDEGQPYVTKIFAKFSHDAPMPIVKKKHLTIEQLNARRRKVWLTIAKKEIPKTFKQKTSAKNLVLTNAKKLAHQCMREVRRAAIQAQKNCKETLPRARRLTKEMMLYWKKYDKVEKEHRKRAEKEALEQRKLDEEMKEAKRQQRKLNFLITQTELYAHFMSGKAAVSGAGGDEAQEEILKKLEDNAAQRQIDIGGGVMVNMGQEDYNSDYYKSQALRNAKEAFRIHQERTRMFDEEAKDSRSASQHDAGTSSLGAGSGFGESYSLSNPSIQAGEDIPQPTIFNGKLKGYQLKGMNWLANLYEQGINGILADEMGLGKTVQSIALLAHLAERDNIWGPFLIISPASTLNNWHQEFTRFVPKFKVLPYWGNPHDRKVIRKFWSQKTLYTQNAPFHVVITSYQLVVQDVKYFQRVKWQYMVLDEAQALKSSTSVRWKILLQFQCRNRLLLTGTPIQNTMAELWALLHFIMPTLFDSHEEFNEWFSKDIESHAENKSAIDENQLSRLHMILKPFMLRRIKKDVENELSDKIEILTYCQLTTRQRLLYQALRNKISIEDLLQSSMGTAQQAHNTTSSLMNLVMQFRKVCNHPDLFERQDTRSPFYMTLKPYALSKFLYRNGLLHSHNQAKKKLLQVLLSPFSPHHIQQSLFHRKEEDKGSCFSFLRFIDVSPTEMSNLMLQGNLVRWLALYLSLKSAYRLHCRRLFEEGDQLEEMGQQGASQPLTKCLTSTDLIVWLDRPTAFPNIHTGPVLQDLVFTALRPGMVGHRDVLIHSRRSATSVLRPCQPTLPPKFLLSVTPRVIANPIEQYCDDRSAEYEWQVTRNGGGTVFKQTFLFGSPDLASDWLSRANAFRPPSPGGVMALYPRHGWSYIRIPDKESLITESGKLHTLDILLSRLKAQGHRVLIYSQMTRMIDLLEEYMVYRKHTYMRLDGSSKISERRDMVADFQSRTDIFVFLLSTRAGGLGINLTAADTVIFYDSDWNPTVDQQAMDRAHRLGQTKQVTVYRLICQGSIEERILQRAKEKSEIQRVVISGGNFKPDTLKPKEVVSLLLDDDELEKKLRQRQEEKRQQEESSKVKERKRKREKYAEKKKNEEFEIKRRKDLVIPHAPSADNSNLSADGEDSFISDNMNGVSASDTTSPGRGRSGRNRGRPKGSGGVSKTKGRGRKSTAGSAAAMAGAMAGAAAASAAAYAAYGYSVSKAGMSASSPGLQPSLGRSSTGPAFNPSRSSSPQAKGSTPSPHKQVTYHTQGAARKGKGAAQ